A window of the Linepithema humile isolate Giens D197 chromosome 4, Lhum_UNIL_v1.0, whole genome shotgun sequence genome harbors these coding sequences:
- the LOC105671292 gene encoding uncharacterized protein, with the protein MFSTVQQTTVSNLTNKQQGVETFTKKRKYSPNENGSNSPSIDRSMITPPRILVRRYPLTKTGYKYLDIGINVSTPSRVEIALGDNHGKELRLSYGVWKELMNQQGIIANFFKNDVDEAPSQTVGHCTLSFGKINNLKVMRLATSALCLIMSSQTAYNMFALEYCVDCINHSLNNVTGIVDVKFAHFSEIARNGKDPDHVASRKSDLFDKNNIIDCELVTQVFAEL; encoded by the exons ATGTTTTCTACCGTACAGCAGACAACTGTGAGTAATCTGACCAACAAACAGCAAGGTGTGGAGACCTTCACGAAGAAACGGAAATATTCGCCCAACGA AAATGGAAGTAATTCGCCAAGCATCGATAGAAGCATGATCACGCCTCCCAGAATTTTGGTTAGAAGATACCCGTTGACAAAAACCGGCTACAAGTATCTTGACATCGGAATCAACGTCTCAACGCCGAGCCGTGTGGaaatcgctctcggtgacaaCCATGGCAAGGAGTTACGTCTATCATACGGCGTATGGAAAGAACTCATGAATCAACAAGGCATCATCGCCAACTTCTTTAAAAATGATGTGGACGAAGCACCGTCTCAGACCGTTGGACACTGCACGTtaagttttggaaaaattaacaaCCTAAAAGTAATGCGCCTAGCAACATCAGCATTATGTTTAATCATGTCAAGCCAAACCGCGTATAACATGTTTGCACTCGAATATTGTGTAGACTGCATCAATCATTCGTTGAACAACGTTACCGGTATAGTTGATGTCAAGTTCGCGCACTTTTCAGAAATCGCGAGGAATGGGAAGGACCCCGATCACGTAGCGAGTCGCAAAAGCGATTTAttcgataagaataatataattgattgtgaACTGGTGACTCAGGTCTTTGCGGAGTTGTAA
- the LOC136999552 gene encoding uncharacterized protein: MYKKEDIPIAVEEVKLGKPLRQIAAKYKIPPTTLHNKINNVFSINAKKGPQTILTAEEEQQLVDWILYSEERGFPVTQEQLLNSVRWLVLDLKKETSFTKDKPGRHWYEAFYRRHPELSKRKPQNLSYSRASVTEEGLRSWFAEVKKYLEDNNLLNIDENRIFNSDESGFKLSPDTDKVIVRKGRKTVHKVVESNDKEQITSLFLYNAAGDQASPLVLFSY, from the coding sequence ATGTATAAGAAGGAAGACATACCAATTGCGGTCGAAGAAGTGAAGCTTGGAAAACCATTGAGACAAATTGctgctaaatataaaattcctcCAACaactttacataataaaataaataatgttttttcaataaatgcgAAAAAAGGTCCACAAACAATTTTAACAGCAGAAGAAGAACAACAACTTGTAGATTGGATCTTGTATAGCGAAGAGCGAGGATTTCCAGTTACGCAGGAACAACTTTTGAATAGTGTGAGGTGGCTTgtcttagatttaaaaaaagaaacttcttTTACTAAAGATAAACCTGGAAGACATTGGTACGAGGCATTTTATCGTCGTCATCCTGAGCTGAGTAAAAGAAAGCCACAAAATCTTAGTTATAGCAGAGCATCTGTGACCGAAGAAGGACTGAGAAGTTGGTTCGCTGAAGTAAAGAAATATCTGGAAGACAATAACTTGTTAAATATAgatgaaaatagaatatttaatagcgATGAGTCAGGTTTTAAATTATCTCCTGATACAGACAAAGTGATAGTTCGTAAGGGACGTAAAACTGTACATAAAGTTGTAGAAAGTAACGATAAGGAGCAAATCACATCTTTGTTTTTGTATAATGCAGCTGGTGATCAGGCATCGCCTTTAGTGCTTTTTAGTTATTAG